TCGTGAAGAAACTTTATCGATTTACGATACGTCCGGCGAACTTTGTTTTCAAGGGACGTCGCATCTTGTGGTAGGTGATGCAACATGACGGCGTTTCAATTTCAAGTAACTAGAGGCGATATTGAACGTTATGCCGACGTGTCACATGACCGAAATCCGATTCATCTAAATGAAAAGTCTGCAAAAGCGGCCGGTTTTTCCGGGGAAATCGCACATGGGATGCTAACGATGGCGAAAATGGTGAGCATCGTGGTGAATGAATTTTTAGAGCCACATCAATTCATGGAAAGCTATGAATTTACTTTTTTAGCCCCCGTTTATGTGGATGATATTGTCACGGTGCAAGTCGTTCCTAAAGGAAAGGAATACCGTGTTAGTGGGATTTGTCGGGGGGAGCTTGTTGTGAGGGGAATTGTTTCGGTATAGAGGCCGCCAGT
This window of the Sporosarcina ureilytica genome carries:
- a CDS encoding MaoC family dehydratase, giving the protein MTAFQFQVTRGDIERYADVSHDRNPIHLNEKSAKAAGFSGEIAHGMLTMAKMVSIVVNEFLEPHQFMESYEFTFLAPVYVDDIVTVQVVPKGKEYRVSGICRGELVVRGIVSV